CGCGGGCGACAGGGGCATCGACGTCGGCCCCCAGAACATCGTCATCACGCCTGGCGGCAAGCCCATCATGTACTTCGTCATGACCGCACTCGTGAACGAGGGAGACGAGGTGATCTATCCGAATCCCGGCTTTCCCATCTACGAATCGGTGATCAACTTCCTCGGCGCCAAGGCCGTGCCCTTGCCGCTCACCGAGGACAAGGACTTCTCGTTCGATGTCGCCGATCTGGCCGGGCTGGTCTCGGACAAGACCAAGCTGCTGATCATCAACTCGCCCCATAACCCCACCGGCGGCGTGCTCTCCGCCGCGGATCTGGACGGCATCGCCAAGCTGGCCGTCGCACACGATTTCTGGGTCCTCAGCGACGAGATCTACAGCAAGATCATCTACGAGGGCTCGCACGAATCGATCTCCACGCGCCCGGGCATGCTGGAGCGCACCATCATCCTCGACGGACATTCGAAGACCTACGCCATGACGGGCTGGCGCCTAGGCTACGGCGTGATGCCGGCCGACCTCGCCGAGGCGGTGGCCAAGCTGCAGACCAACTGCAACAGCTGCACCGCCTCGTTCACCCAGATCGCCGGGGCGGAGGCGCTGACCGGACCCCAGGACGGGGCCGAGGCCATGGTGGCGGAGTTCAAGGTGCGCCGCGACCTGCTGGTCGAGGGCCTCAACGCCATCCCGGGCATCGGCTGCAAGCGGCCCCGCGGCGCCTTCTACGTCTTTCCCAACGTCGGGGGACTGGGGCGCAAGAGCTCGGAGATCGAATCGCTGCTGCTGGACGAGTACGGCGTCGCGGCACTGAGCGGAACGGCCTTCGGCGCATACGGCGAGGGCTATCTGCGTTTCAGCTATGCCAACAGCCAGGCACAGATCCGCAAGGCCCTCGAGAGGATCGAGCGCATGGCCAAGGACCTCGTCCGCTAGCCGGCGGCGTCGGGCAGGAGGAGATGATGACGACGCGGCGCTTCGTGATCGCCCTCGGGGGCAATGCGATCGTTCCCGTGGGTCGCGAGGGCACCTACTACGACCAGTACCAGATCACCAAGACGACCATGCACCAGGTGGCCGAGCTTTCGGCCGCCGGGCACCAGATCGTGATCACCCACGGCAACGGGCCGGTAGTCGGCAACATCTTCCTGCGCAACGACGCCGGTTACGAGAAGTACGGCATCGCGCCGATGCCGCTCTTCGTCTGCGGCGCGGATTCGCAGGGCGGCCTCGGCTACATGATCCAGCAGAACCTGCAGAACGCCATGTTCCTGCGCGGTCTCGACAAGCAGGTGGCGACGATCGTCACGCAGGTCCTGGTCGATCGCGGCGATCCGGCGTTTGCGAACCCCACCAAGCCCATCGGTCCCTTCTACTCGGCGGAGCAGGCCGAGCAGGTCGCCAGGGAATTCGGCTGGATCGTGAAGGAGGACGCCGGTCGCGGCTGGCGGCGCGTCGTGCCGAGCCCCCGTCCCCGACAGGTGATCGAATTCAGGGTGATCAAGGACCTGCTCGAGGCCGGCGTGCTGGTGATCGCCTGCGGCGGCGGCGGCGTGCCCGTCGCCAAATGCGAGATGGACAAGATCGAGGGCATCGATGCGGTGATCGACAAGGACCTGGCTTCCGAACTGCTGGCGGAGTTGATCGAGGCGGACACGCTGGTGATCGTCACCCAGGTAGAAATGGTCTACCGGCATTACGGGGCGCCCGGGCAGGTCGGCCTGCGTCGGCTGGCCGCGGCCGAGGCCCGCGCCATGCTGGAGGCGGGGGAGTTCCCGGCGGGGAGCATGGGGCCCAAGATCGATGCGGCGCTGATGTTCCTCGCGGCCGGCGGCCGCGAGGTCGTGATCACCGATCCCGAGCATCTGACCGCCGCCATCAACGGCGAGTCCGGCACCTCGATCTCGGCTTGACCCACACGGCGATTGCATGCAGGACGGCCCGCGGGGCCGTCCTTTTCGTTGCGAGGGCCGGAGGCGCTGGGTTATGGTCCAGACCGGCCGCACGGGATCGAACGACCTGGAGAGGGACATGGCGACCAGGGTACTCATCGTGGGTTCGGGGGGACGTGAACACGCGCTCGCCCGTCAGCTGGCGAGGGCCGGCGGCGTCGAGATCTTCGTCGCACCCGGCAATCCCGGCACCGCGGCCCTCGGCGGCAACGTGAGGCTGGACGTGCGGGACCATGTGGCCGTGTCCGGCTTCTGCCGCGCAGAGGATATCCAGCTGGCGATCATCGGGCCGGAGGATCCCCTGATCGACGGCCTGGCCGACGACCTGCGGCGGGCGGGCGTCCATGTCTTCGGCCCGGGAGCCGCCGGCGCGCGGCTGGAAGGCGACAAGCACCACGCGAAGCAGGTCATGGCCGCCGCGGGCGTGCCCACCGCCGCCTACAGCGACCATCACGATCTCGCCTCGGCCCTGACCGCGCTGGACGCGGCCACCTTCCCCGTGGTGGTCAAGGCGTGCGGCGCCGCCCAGGGCAAGGGTGTGGCCATCTGCGCGGACCGCGCCGCGGCGGAAGCCCACCTGCACCTCTGCCTCGTCGATGACGGCTTCGGCGCCGCGGGCCGGCATGTCCTGCTGGAGGAATGCCTGACGGGACCGGAGCTGTCGGTGCTCGCGGTGACCGACGGCGAGGCCTACGCCCTGCTCGCGCCGTCGCGGGACCACAAACGGGTCGCCGAAGGGGACGCCGGGCCCAACACCGGGGGCATGGGCGCCTTCGCCAGCGGGTCCCTGGTACCCGCGGGGCTCGGCGCGGCCATCTGCCGCGACGTGATCGAACCGGTGCTGGCGGAGCTGCGCCGCCGCGGCATCGGCTACCGGGGCGTGCTCTATGCTGGTCTGATGCTGACGTCCGCGGGACCGCAGGTCC
This genomic window from bacterium contains:
- the arcC gene encoding carbamate kinase encodes the protein MTTRRFVIALGGNAIVPVGREGTYYDQYQITKTTMHQVAELSAAGHQIVITHGNGPVVGNIFLRNDAGYEKYGIAPMPLFVCGADSQGGLGYMIQQNLQNAMFLRGLDKQVATIVTQVLVDRGDPAFANPTKPIGPFYSAEQAEQVAREFGWIVKEDAGRGWRRVVPSPRPRQVIEFRVIKDLLEAGVLVIACGGGGVPVAKCEMDKIEGIDAVIDKDLASELLAELIEADTLVIVTQVEMVYRHYGAPGQVGLRRLAAAEARAMLEAGEFPAGSMGPKIDAALMFLAAGGREVVITDPEHLTAAINGESGTSISA
- the purD gene encoding phosphoribosylamine--glycine ligase — its product is MATRVLIVGSGGREHALARQLARAGGVEIFVAPGNPGTAALGGNVRLDVRDHVAVSGFCRAEDIQLAIIGPEDPLIDGLADDLRRAGVHVFGPGAAGARLEGDKHHAKQVMAAAGVPTAAYSDHHDLASALTALDAATFPVVVKACGAAQGKGVAICADRAAAEAHLHLCLVDDGFGAAGRHVLLEECLTGPELSVLAVTDGEAYALLAPSRDHKRVAEGDAGPNTGGMGAFASGSLVPAGLGAAICRDVIEPVLAELRRRGIGYRGVLYAGLMLTSAGPQVLEFNCRFGDPETQVVLPLLRCDFAALALATARGDLGAFIAGQPPAVAGAPADWPGAELTDWSRTAVVVVGAAEGYPGVYAKGRPISLPAVEEDAAWIVHAGTARRDGELVTAGGRVLGAVGVGADFAGARREAYALMARVEFAGMHFRRDIGVGFTE
- a CDS encoding pyridoxal phosphate-dependent aminotransferase produces the protein MLANRMSRLGTETAFVVLARAKALEAKGRDIVHLEIGEPDFDTPANIVAKGVEALQGGETHYGPAAGKPEVRQVFADYIAGDRGIDVGPQNIVITPGGKPIMYFVMTALVNEGDEVIYPNPGFPIYESVINFLGAKAVPLPLTEDKDFSFDVADLAGLVSDKTKLLIINSPHNPTGGVLSAADLDGIAKLAVAHDFWVLSDEIYSKIIYEGSHESISTRPGMLERTIILDGHSKTYAMTGWRLGYGVMPADLAEAVAKLQTNCNSCTASFTQIAGAEALTGPQDGAEAMVAEFKVRRDLLVEGLNAIPGIGCKRPRGAFYVFPNVGGLGRKSSEIESLLLDEYGVAALSGTAFGAYGEGYLRFSYANSQAQIRKALERIERMAKDLVR